TAGTGTTTGCTGTGAACATACCTGCACATGTTCCATATGTTGGGTGGGCTACCTTCTCAAGCTCGATCAGATCTTCCTCAGAGATCTTCCCCCTCAGATAGGCTCCAACAGCCTCATGAACATCCTCTATAGTTACCTTCCTCCCTCTATAGATCCCTGGCTCTGCGCTCCCACCATAGAGATATATAGAGGGGCGGTTGATCCTAGCCATAGCCATTAGAGTCCCTGGCTCGGTCTTATCACACCCAGCAATCCCCACCAACCCGTCGAAGGCGTGAGCATTGAACTGGGCCTCGATCATATCTGCTATGAGATCCCTGCTAACAAGGCTATATCTCATACCCTCAGACCCCATGCCAATATTATCGTTAACCACCATCACAGGAAATGCAAGGGGGGTTCCACCGCCCATTTTAACACCCTCCTTAACAAAGGCGGATAGAGTCATAGTATGTATATTACACGGCCCAGCCTCGCTCCAAGCTACAGATATCGCTATTAAAGGCTTCCCAATATCGAGATCCGTAAGACCTATAGACCTTAGGAAAGCCCTGTGGGGAGCGTTGAGCACACCATGATACCTCCCCCTACTAGGAAGATCCTCTCCATAAGATCTTCTCTGAATGCTCAAGCCCACAAACCTCAAACCAATATCAACCTAACAAAATTATATACCCTATTCCAGCTTATCCCAATATAATACTAAAGCATTTATCTTCTTATAGATCTTTCAACAAATATTCGATGACCATATCACTAAGATAGGGTTAACACGCGGCAGAGGATCTTCAGCTCTACCTAGATCCATGGAAAGAGCTATAGCTAAGAGCATATTCCTTCAAGGTGAGAACAATATCTACATCTGAAAAACCATCCTAAAGGGCTGGGGAGAAGGTTAGAGATACCTAATCCACTATAATTGTGTTTATAGCTAAGGTTGTTGGGGCAATATATGTAAACAATGTGTTTAAGCTATTGAATAAGATTGAGTTGAAAGAAGGAGGAAAGTGAAAATAATC
This genomic interval from Sulfolobales archaeon contains the following:
- a CDS encoding dihydroxy-acid dehydratase; the encoded protein is MGLSIQRRSYGEDLPSRGRYHGVLNAPHRAFLRSIGLTDLDIGKPLIAISVAWSEAGPCNIHTMTLSAFVKEGVKMGGGTPLAFPVMVVNDNIGMGSEGMRYSLVSRDLIADMIEAQFNAHAFDGLVGIAGCDKTEPGTLMAMARINRPSIYLYGGSAEPGIYRGRKVTIEDVHEAVGAYLRGKISEEDLIELEKVAHPTYGTCAGMFTANTMASIAEALGMSLPGSASPPATSSKRIWYARESGVALMRLIELGIKPRDILTYEAFENAIAVLMATGGSTNAVLHLLAIAYEAGVKLELDDFDRISRKVPLIASLRPGGEYTMADLDEVGGVPLIMKKLLDAGLIHGEALTVTGKTVRENL